Proteins from a genomic interval of Pseudomonas versuta:
- a CDS encoding helix-turn-helix domain-containing protein: MDVQVIKRNGEPEYAVLSWENYQTLLKAAGLNDQAVPPAALQTPEAEPQPPELKQVLPGLDQLRGLRESKGLPLEVLARTVGISPSYLGMIETGERQPDLAIRRSLAWELGVPGWRETS; encoded by the coding sequence ATGGATGTTCAAGTAATCAAGCGAAATGGCGAACCTGAATACGCAGTCCTGTCATGGGAAAACTATCAGACGCTGCTCAAAGCCGCAGGTCTCAATGATCAGGCGGTCCCCCCTGCAGCATTGCAAACACCTGAGGCCGAACCACAGCCACCTGAGCTAAAGCAGGTGTTGCCCGGGCTCGATCAGCTGCGTGGTCTGCGCGAGAGCAAGGGGCTGCCCCTTGAAGTGCTGGCACGTACTGTAGGCATTAGCCCTTCATATCTGGGAATGATTGAAACCGGTGAGCGTCAACCCGATCTCGCCATTCGTCGCAGCTTGGCCTGGGAGCTGGGTGTCCCGGGCTGGAGGGAAACATCATGA
- a CDS encoding ABC transporter permease, with protein MSRGKWLALLCLVPFAVFFFVFQIAPLLWVLVHSVQSEESGWGLANFSKIFNSKFYLQAIQHSLEISFWSSLFGIVIAVLGSYSLRKVDSRLRNFVNAFANMTSNFSGVPLAFAFIILLGFNGSITIMLKQAGIIEDFNLYSKTGLIILYTYFQIPLGVLLLYPAFDALREDWRESASLLGASSWQFWRHIGLPVLTPALLGTFVILLANALGAYATVYALTTGNFNVLPIRIAAMVSGDISLDPNMASALAVILVGLMTLVTLVHQWLLKRSYHVAR; from the coding sequence ATGAGCCGGGGTAAATGGCTGGCACTGTTGTGTCTGGTGCCCTTCGCAGTATTTTTTTTCGTCTTTCAAATCGCCCCGCTGTTGTGGGTACTGGTTCACAGCGTGCAATCAGAGGAGAGCGGCTGGGGCCTGGCCAACTTCAGCAAAATCTTCAACTCCAAGTTCTACTTGCAAGCGATCCAGCACAGCCTGGAAATCAGTTTTTGGTCCAGCCTGTTCGGCATCGTGATCGCAGTACTGGGCAGTTACTCGCTACGCAAGGTGGACTCGCGGTTGCGCAACTTCGTCAACGCATTCGCCAACATGACCAGCAACTTCTCCGGGGTGCCGCTGGCTTTCGCGTTCATCATTTTGCTGGGCTTTAACGGCAGCATTACGATCATGCTCAAACAGGCGGGGATCATCGAGGATTTCAACCTCTACTCCAAAACCGGCCTGATCATTCTGTACACCTACTTCCAGATCCCCCTCGGCGTACTGCTGCTGTATCCGGCATTTGACGCCCTGCGTGAAGACTGGCGCGAATCGGCTTCATTGCTGGGCGCCAGCAGCTGGCAATTCTGGCGGCATATCGGCCTGCCGGTACTCACCCCGGCCCTGCTCGGCACCTTTGTGATTTTGCTGGCCAATGCCCTGGGCGCCTATGCCACGGTCTATGCGCTGACCACCGGTAACTTCAACGTGTTGCCAATCCGGATTGCGGCAATGGTCTCGGGCGACATCAGTCTTGATCCCAACATGGCCAGCGCCCTGGCGGTGATTCTGGTGGGCTTGATGACCCTGGTAACGCTGGTGCATCAGTGGCTGTTAAAGAGGAGCTACCATGTCGCGCGCTGA
- a CDS encoding ABC transporter permease, translated as MSRAESASASLYHRSVVFVLLIILLLPLAGTLIYSIASSWSATILPSGFTFKWYSQLWGDPRFLAAFGQSLLVCVAALALSVILILPLLFVVHYHFPKLDALMNILILLPFAVPPVVSSVGLLQLYGSGPLQMVGTPWILIGCYFTVALPFMYRAITNNLQAINLRDLMDAAQLLGASTWQAAFLVVLPNLRKGLMVALLLSFSFLFGEFVFANILVGTRYETLQVFLNNMRNSSGHFTSALVISYFLFVLVLTWVATFLNKDKSQ; from the coding sequence ATGTCGCGCGCTGAATCTGCATCCGCCAGCCTTTACCACCGCAGCGTGGTATTTGTGCTGCTGATCATTCTGTTACTGCCTCTGGCCGGCACCCTGATTTACTCCATCGCCAGCAGTTGGTCGGCAACCATTTTGCCCAGCGGTTTCACCTTCAAGTGGTACAGCCAGCTGTGGGGCGACCCACGTTTTCTGGCCGCCTTCGGCCAGTCATTACTGGTCTGCGTTGCTGCACTGGCGCTGTCGGTGATCCTGATTTTGCCGTTGCTGTTTGTGGTGCATTACCACTTCCCCAAACTCGACGCGCTGATGAATATCCTGATCCTGCTGCCCTTCGCCGTACCGCCAGTGGTGTCATCGGTGGGCCTGCTGCAACTCTATGGTTCAGGGCCGTTGCAGATGGTCGGAACGCCGTGGATCCTGATCGGTTGCTACTTCACCGTGGCGCTGCCGTTCATGTACCGGGCAATCACCAACAACCTGCAGGCCATTAACCTGCGCGACCTGATGGATGCGGCCCAACTGCTCGGCGCCAGCACCTGGCAGGCAGCATTTCTGGTGGTACTGCCCAATTTACGTAAAGGCTTGATGGTGGCACTGCTGCTGTCGTTCTCGTTCCTGTTCGGCGAGTTTGTGTTTGCCAACATTCTGGTGGGCACCCGCTACGAAACCTTGCAGGTGTTCTTGAACAATATGCGCAACAGCAGCGGTCACTTCACCAGTGCGCTGGTGATCTCCTACTTCCTCTTTGTACTGGTGCTGACCTGGGTTGCCACCTTCCTGAACAAGGACAAAAGCCAATGA
- a CDS encoding FKBP-type peptidyl-prolyl cis-trans isomerase, with translation MKQHRLAAAVALVSLVLAGCDSQTSVELKTPAQKASYGIGLNMGKSLAQEGMDDLDSKAVALGIEDAVGKKEQKLKDDELIEAFAALQKRSEERLTKMSEEASTAGKKFLEENGKKAGVVTTASGLQYEVIKKADGPQPKATDVVTVHYEGKLIDGKVFDSSVERGSPIDLPVSGVIPGWVEGLQLMHVGEKYKLYIPSELAYGAQSPSPAIPANSVLVFDLELLGIKDPAKAEQDAAK, from the coding sequence ATGAAACAGCATAGGTTGGCGGCAGCTGTGGCCCTGGTAAGCCTGGTACTGGCGGGTTGTGATTCGCAGACCAGCGTAGAGCTGAAAACCCCGGCGCAAAAAGCCTCTTACGGCATTGGCCTGAACATGGGCAAAAGCCTGGCTCAAGAAGGCATGGACGATCTGGATTCCAAGGCTGTCGCCCTGGGTATTGAAGACGCCGTTGGCAAGAAAGAGCAAAAGCTCAAGGATGACGAGCTGATCGAAGCGTTCGCAGCGCTGCAAAAGCGTTCTGAAGAACGTCTGACCAAAATGAGTGAAGAAGCCTCTACAGCAGGCAAAAAATTCCTCGAAGAAAATGGCAAGAAAGCCGGTGTTGTTACTACCGCTTCGGGCCTGCAGTACGAAGTGATCAAAAAGGCCGATGGCCCGCAACCTAAAGCTACCGACGTGGTAACTGTCCACTACGAAGGCAAGCTGATTGATGGCAAGGTTTTCGACAGCTCGGTTGAGCGCGGCAGCCCGATCGATCTCCCAGTCAGCGGCGTGATTCCGGGTTGGGTTGAAGGTCTGCAATTGATGCATGTGGGCGAGAAGTACAAGCTCTACATCCCTAGCGAGCTGGCTTACGGCGCGCAAAGCCCAAGCCCGGCGATCCCGGCCAACTCGGTGCTGGTATTCGATCTGGAACTGTTGGGTATCAAAGACCCTGCAAAAGCTGAGCAAGACGCAGCCAAGTAA
- a CDS encoding NAD(P)H-quinone oxidoreductase, with product MKALQGVEGQVKWVEEPSPTCDVGQIRIRVAAAGLNRADLLQSAGMYPPPPGASQFLGLECSGVVSEVGPGSSWQVGDRVCALLAGGGMAQEVVVDARHALPVPEGLSLAQAAALPEVYSTAWLNLFQLAGLKPGEKVLLHAGASGVGSAAIQLCKAFGSPCWVSVGSAERLAYCQGLGAQGGVLRAEGLEGLKPFGPFDVVLDPVGANYAESNLKLLALDGRWVLIGLMGGRKAELDMALILGKRIQLLGSTLRTRNDQFKADLLSDLNQQVWPLFNEGRLSPQLARAYPMEEAQEAYAELASNQVSGKLVVVIDPSLV from the coding sequence GTGAAAGCATTGCAAGGCGTTGAAGGTCAAGTGAAGTGGGTTGAAGAGCCAAGCCCCACCTGTGATGTAGGGCAAATTCGGATTCGCGTAGCCGCGGCCGGCCTCAATCGGGCCGACCTGTTGCAAAGCGCGGGCATGTATCCGCCGCCGCCTGGAGCCAGTCAGTTTCTGGGCCTTGAGTGTTCGGGCGTAGTCAGTGAAGTCGGCCCCGGCTCTTCGTGGCAAGTCGGTGACCGGGTTTGCGCGCTGTTGGCTGGCGGTGGCATGGCGCAAGAGGTAGTGGTAGATGCCCGTCATGCCTTGCCGGTACCGGAAGGGCTGTCACTGGCACAAGCGGCTGCTCTGCCCGAGGTGTACAGCACGGCGTGGCTGAACCTGTTTCAGCTGGCGGGTCTCAAACCCGGGGAAAAAGTATTGCTGCATGCCGGGGCCAGTGGTGTTGGTTCAGCCGCCATTCAGCTGTGCAAGGCGTTTGGCAGCCCGTGTTGGGTCAGCGTAGGGTCAGCCGAGCGATTGGCCTACTGCCAGGGGCTTGGTGCCCAGGGCGGTGTGTTGCGGGCTGAGGGGCTGGAGGGGTTGAAGCCCTTTGGGCCGTTCGATGTGGTACTGGACCCGGTGGGTGCCAACTACGCCGAGTCCAACCTCAAGCTGCTGGCACTGGACGGGCGTTGGGTGCTGATCGGCTTGATGGGCGGTCGCAAGGCTGAACTGGATATGGCGCTGATTCTGGGCAAGCGCATCCAGTTGTTGGGTTCGACCCTGCGCACTCGAAACGACCAGTTCAAGGCCGACTTGCTCAGCGATCTTAACCAGCAGGTATGGCCACTGTTCAACGAGGGGCGCTTAAGCCCGCAATTGGCCAGGGCTTACCCGATGGAAGAGGCTCAGGAGGCCTATGCCGAATTGGCCAGCAATCAAGTATCGGGCAAGCTGGTGGTGGTCATAGACCCGAGTTTGGTCTAA
- a CDS encoding carboxy terminal-processing peptidase, which translates to MKHLFPSTALALFIGLGVLPFSANTFAANSWDNLQPDRDEVIASLNIVELLKRHHYSKPPLDDARSAIIYDSYLKLLDPSRSYFLASDIAEFDKWKFQFDDFLKSGDLNPGFTIYKRYLDRVKSRLDFALAELNKGVDSFDFNAKETLQIDRKDAPWLKSEAELNDLWRKRIKDEVLRLKIAGKEPAKIQELLTKRYKNQLARLDQTRSEDIFQAYINTFAMSYDPHTNYLSPDNAENFDINMSLSLEGIGAVLQSDNDQVKIVRLVPAGPADKTKQVAPADKIIGVAQGDKEMVDVIGWRLDEVVKLIRGPKGSVVRLEVIPASNAPNDQTSKIVSITREAVKLEEQAAKKSILNLKQDGKNYKLGVIEIPAFYLDFKAFRAGDPNYKSTTRDVKKLLTELQKEKVDGVIIDLRNNGGGSLQEATELTSLFIDKGPTVLVRNADGKVDVLEDENPGAFYKGPMALLVNRLSASASEIFAGAMQDYHRALIVGGQTFGKGTVQTIQPLNHGELKLTLAKFYRVSGQSTQHQGVLPDVAFPSIIDTKEIGESALPEAMPWDTIRPAIKPAVDPFKPYIDQLKAEHDARVAKDAEFIFIRDKLALADKLMAEKTVSLNEAERRAQHADIDAKQLVMENARRQAKGEAPLKEMKKEDEDALPVEPEKTKPEDDAYLSETGRVLLDYLKLSSQVAKK; encoded by the coding sequence ATGAAGCATTTATTCCCTAGCACCGCACTTGCCCTATTCATTGGCCTGGGCGTATTGCCGTTTTCGGCCAATACGTTCGCCGCTAACAGTTGGGATAACCTTCAGCCCGATCGTGATGAGGTAATTGCCAGTCTTAACATCGTTGAGCTGCTCAAACGCCATCACTACAGCAAGCCGCCACTGGATGATGCGCGTTCAGCGATTATCTATGACAGCTATTTGAAGCTGCTCGACCCTTCACGCAGTTACTTCCTGGCCAGCGACATTGCCGAATTCGACAAATGGAAATTCCAGTTTGACGACTTCCTTAAAAGCGGCGATCTGAACCCCGGTTTCACCATCTACAAGCGCTACCTGGATCGTGTTAAATCGCGTCTGGATTTCGCCCTTGCCGAGCTGAACAAAGGGGTTGATTCGTTCGACTTCAACGCCAAGGAAACCTTGCAGATCGACCGCAAGGACGCTCCATGGCTCAAGAGCGAAGCCGAACTCAATGACCTGTGGCGCAAACGCATCAAGGACGAAGTCCTGCGCCTGAAAATCGCCGGCAAAGAGCCTGCGAAAATTCAGGAACTGCTGACTAAGCGCTACAAAAACCAGCTCGCGCGTCTTGATCAGACCCGCAGCGAAGACATCTTCCAGGCCTACATCAACACCTTCGCCATGTCTTACGATCCGCATACCAACTATCTGTCACCGGATAACGCGGAAAACTTCGACATCAACATGAGCCTGTCGCTGGAAGGCATAGGCGCCGTGTTGCAGAGCGATAACGACCAGGTGAAAATCGTGCGCCTGGTGCCGGCCGGCCCTGCCGACAAGACCAAGCAGGTGGCTCCGGCCGACAAGATCATCGGTGTCGCCCAGGGCGATAAAGAGATGGTCGATGTCATCGGCTGGCGTCTGGACGAAGTGGTCAAGCTGATCCGTGGGCCTAAAGGCTCCGTAGTCCGCCTGGAAGTGATTCCGGCGAGCAACGCGCCGAACGACCAGACCAGCAAAATTGTGTCCATTACCCGCGAAGCGGTGAAGCTTGAAGAACAGGCGGCGAAAAAGTCGATCCTGAACCTCAAGCAGGATGGCAAGAACTACAAGCTGGGCGTTATTGAAATCCCGGCCTTCTACTTGGATTTCAAAGCGTTCCGCGCTGGCGACCCGAACTACAAGAGCACTACCCGCGACGTTAAAAAACTGCTGACCGAGTTGCAGAAAGAAAAAGTCGATGGCGTGATCATCGATCTGCGCAACAACGGCGGCGGTTCGTTGCAGGAAGCTACCGAGCTGACCAGTCTGTTCATCGACAAAGGGCCAACGGTGCTGGTGCGTAACGCTGACGGTAAAGTCGACGTGCTTGAAGACGAAAACCCGGGCGCGTTCTACAAAGGCCCGATGGCATTGCTGGTCAATCGCCTGTCGGCTTCGGCCTCGGAGATTTTCGCCGGTGCCATGCAGGACTACCATCGTGCGCTGATTGTCGGCGGCCAGACGTTCGGCAAAGGGACGGTGCAAACCATCCAGCCGCTGAACCATGGCGAGCTGAAACTGACACTGGCCAAGTTCTACCGGGTTTCCGGCCAGAGCACCCAGCATCAGGGCGTACTGCCTGACGTTGCCTTCCCGTCGATAATCGACACCAAGGAAATTGGCGAAAGCGCACTGCCTGAAGCCATGCCGTGGGACACCATCCGGCCTGCGATCAAGCCTGCCGTTGACCCGTTCAAGCCCTACATTGATCAGCTTAAAGCCGAGCATGATGCGCGGGTGGCTAAAGATGCCGAGTTCATCTTTATTCGCGACAAGCTGGCCCTGGCCGATAAATTGATGGCCGAGAAAACCGTCAGCCTCAACGAAGCAGAGCGTCGCGCCCAACATGCCGACATCGATGCCAAGCAGTTGGTGATGGAAAATGCCCGCCGCCAGGCCAAAGGTGAAGCACCGCTCAAGGAAATGAAGAAAGAAGACGAAGATGCATTGCCGGTTGAACCTGAAAAGACCAAACCGGAAGACGACGCCTACCTGAGCGAAACCGGGCGCGTTTTGCTGGACTACCTCAAGCTCAGCTCACAGGTAGCCAAGAAATAA
- a CDS encoding HAD family hydrolase — translation MALAIFDLDETLIHGDCATLWSEQMGRLGWVDPQSFMQRNNELMAAYSKGELAMEVFMDFSLEPLIGRTPEEVAHLVGPWVEDYIEPIIFSDATKTIAAHRKAGDRILVISASGTHLVKPIAERLGVDEVLGIELEVKGGIYTGKTVGTLTYREGKITRLLEWLDAEEENLEGASFYSDSRNDLPLLLKVDHPHVVNPDPVLREHAEKAGWPIHHWK, via the coding sequence ATGGCCTTGGCAATTTTTGATCTGGACGAGACCCTGATTCACGGCGACTGCGCCACTTTGTGGAGCGAGCAGATGGGCCGCCTGGGCTGGGTCGATCCGCAGTCGTTCATGCAACGTAACAACGAACTGATGGCGGCCTATAGCAAGGGCGAACTGGCGATGGAAGTCTTCATGGACTTTAGCCTGGAGCCGTTGATAGGCCGCACACCCGAAGAAGTGGCGCATTTGGTGGGGCCGTGGGTTGAGGACTACATCGAGCCGATCATCTTCAGCGACGCGACCAAAACCATAGCCGCGCATCGTAAAGCCGGGGACCGGATTCTGGTGATCTCGGCCTCGGGCACGCACCTGGTCAAACCGATTGCCGAGCGGCTGGGGGTCGATGAAGTACTGGGGATCGAGCTTGAAGTTAAAGGTGGCATCTACACGGGCAAGACTGTGGGCACTTTGACTTACCGCGAAGGCAAGATCACCCGCTTGCTTGAGTGGCTGGACGCCGAAGAAGAAAACCTGGAGGGCGCGAGCTTTTACTCCGACTCACGCAACGACTTGCCGCTGTTGCTAAAGGTCGATCACCCGCATGTGGTCAACCCCGACCCGGTACTGCGTGAGCACGCAGAAAAGGCCGGATGGCCGATTCATCACTGGAAATAA
- a CDS encoding tetratricopeptide repeat protein — protein sequence MPGRLKARLGYLVARKLFHQSWCMRQPRIWGWMEGQFSRMANLGDTRAQSFYGHILAFRGQGLGAREEGVRLLRLAALGGDAKAAYQLGVFSLAGTSLKTPDAAEAARWWAMAAKAGHPLATLKLAELYQQGGPGLLPDPQLASHYQP from the coding sequence ATGCCCGGGCGGCTTAAAGCACGTCTGGGCTACTTAGTGGCGCGCAAGCTGTTCCACCAGTCCTGGTGTATGCGTCAGCCGCGCATTTGGGGCTGGATGGAAGGGCAGTTTTCACGCATGGCCAACCTGGGTGATACCCGCGCCCAAAGCTTCTATGGGCACATCCTGGCCTTTCGCGGTCAAGGTCTGGGTGCTCGTGAGGAAGGTGTGCGTTTGTTGCGCCTGGCGGCTCTGGGCGGCGACGCCAAGGCGGCGTACCAGTTGGGGGTTTTCAGCCTGGCAGGTACGTCCCTAAAAACCCCGGATGCAGCAGAGGCTGCGCGCTGGTGGGCGATGGCAGCCAAGGCCGGGCATCCACTGGCCACACTCAAGCTGGCCGAGTTGTATCAGCAGGGCGGACCTGGCTTGTTGCCTGATCCGCAATTGGCCAGTCACTACCAGCCTTAG
- a CDS encoding ABC transporter ATP-binding protein: MSFVSVEHLQKSYSGTPVFSDINCSIAKGEFVTLLGPSGCGKSTLLRCIAGLTPVDGGKILLDGEDIVPLSPQKRGIGMVFQSYALFPNMTVEQNVAFGLRMQKVKPDDSQKRVAEVLQLVELNDFAKRYPHQLSGGQCQRVALARSLVTRPRLLLLDEPLSALDARIRKHLREQIRNIQRELGLTTIFVTHDQEEALVMSDRIFLMNQGRIVQSGNAQTLYAAPVDVFAAGFIGNYNLLDADTASRLLQRPVTSRIAIRPETLGLSLQGEPDTLIRNHSLLGNVIRYRVEVRGVELIVDVLNRSPDDLYPDGQRVALSIDTSTLCEVA; encoded by the coding sequence ATGAGCTTCGTCAGCGTTGAACACCTGCAGAAATCCTATTCCGGCACCCCGGTTTTCAGCGATATCAACTGCAGCATCGCCAAAGGCGAGTTCGTCACCCTGCTCGGCCCCTCGGGCTGCGGCAAGTCCACATTGCTGCGCTGCATTGCCGGGCTTACGCCGGTAGACGGCGGTAAAATCCTCCTCGATGGCGAGGACATTGTGCCGCTGAGCCCGCAAAAGCGTGGCATCGGCATGGTGTTCCAAAGCTACGCCCTGTTCCCCAACATGACCGTCGAGCAAAACGTAGCGTTTGGCCTGCGCATGCAAAAGGTCAAACCCGATGACAGCCAAAAACGCGTGGCCGAGGTGTTGCAACTGGTTGAGCTCAATGACTTCGCCAAGCGCTACCCGCATCAGTTGTCCGGTGGCCAGTGCCAGCGTGTAGCCCTGGCCCGTTCGCTGGTCACTCGTCCTCGCCTGTTGCTTCTGGATGAACCGCTGTCAGCGCTGGATGCCCGTATTCGCAAGCACCTGCGCGAGCAGATCCGCAATATTCAGCGCGAGCTGGGCCTGACCACAATCTTCGTGACCCACGACCAGGAAGAAGCCCTGGTGATGAGTGACCGCATCTTTTTGATGAACCAGGGTCGCATTGTGCAGAGTGGCAATGCGCAGACGCTGTATGCCGCGCCGGTGGATGTATTCGCCGCCGGTTTTATCGGCAACTACAACCTGCTGGACGCCGACACCGCCAGCCGTTTGCTGCAACGGCCGGTCACCAGTCGCATCGCGATTCGCCCGGAAACCCTGGGCCTGAGCCTTCAAGGCGAGCCCGACACCCTTATCCGCAACCACAGCCTGCTGGGCAATGTGATTCGCTATCGCGTCGAGGTACGTGGTGTGGAACTGATCGTCGACGTGCTCAACCGCTCTCCCGACGATTTGTATCCGGATGGCCAGCGCGTGGCGTTGTCCATCGATACCAGCACCCTTTGTGAGGTAGCCTGA
- a CDS encoding alkaline phosphatase family protein, whose protein sequence is MKHNVILVVLDGLNYEVARQAMGHLQAYVGAGRAALYKLICELPALSRPLYECILTGVPPIESGIVHNNVSRLSNQRSVFHYAREGGLSTAAAAYHWVSELYNRSPFVVARDRHTRATDLPIQHGHFYWSDHYPDSHLFADAESLRLACAPNFLLVHPMNIDDAGHKHGLETPQYRNSARSADIILANYLQGWLEAGYQVLVTADHGMNNDRSHNGILPEEREVPLFVLGEAFSLNPDATPGQTELCGTICDLLGVAHDKPVCRDLLRPAP, encoded by the coding sequence ATGAAACACAACGTTATCCTGGTTGTACTCGACGGACTGAACTATGAGGTCGCCCGCCAGGCCATGGGGCATTTGCAGGCCTACGTCGGGGCAGGACGCGCCGCACTGTATAAACTCATCTGTGAACTGCCTGCGCTTTCGCGCCCCCTCTATGAGTGCATCCTCACCGGTGTGCCACCGATTGAAAGCGGCATTGTGCACAACAATGTGTCGCGCCTGTCCAATCAGCGCAGCGTATTCCATTACGCCCGCGAAGGCGGCCTGAGTACGGCTGCCGCGGCTTATCACTGGGTCAGTGAACTGTATAACCGCTCGCCCTTTGTGGTTGCTCGTGACCGTCATACCCGGGCCACCGATTTACCGATCCAGCACGGGCATTTCTACTGGAGTGACCATTACCCCGACTCCCATCTGTTCGCCGACGCCGAAAGCCTGCGCCTTGCCTGTGCTCCCAACTTTCTACTGGTCCACCCCATGAATATCGACGACGCCGGGCACAAGCACGGCCTCGAAACCCCGCAATACCGCAACAGTGCACGCTCGGCCGACATCATTCTGGCCAACTACCTGCAGGGCTGGCTTGAGGCCGGGTATCAGGTACTGGTGACTGCCGATCACGGCATGAACAACGACCGTTCGCACAACGGCATCCTGCCCGAAGAAAGGGAAGTACCGCTGTTTGTGCTGGGCGAGGCGTTCAGCCTGAACCCGGATGCCACGCCCGGACAGACAGAGCTGTGCGGAACCATCTGCGACCTGCTGGGGGTTGCCCACGACAAACCGGTCTGCCGAGACTTGCTGAGACCCGCACCATGA
- a CDS encoding c-type cytochrome, protein MRLFYRVLLVLFLALALGLGVVLYFIANPKLPTYQAPQQLHFMDQWSPADRQTYYYTPQGTQVKGLHYDWFSALELPFSRQPFAAPEYLARFGFLVNPGQQASAANPGNLPVGFTRHQNPGSNVNYLDITCAACHTGELRFKGQALRIDGAPAQHVLPSSVPTLRGGSFGQALVASLAATYYNPWKFERFARRVLGDQYEAQHKQLRKDFKVSLDNFLTVAWNDTHRGLYPTLEGPGRTDAFGRIANASFGDAITPDNYRVANAPVDYPHLWDMWTFDWVQWNGSAKQPMARNIGEALGVGATLNFFDNHGQPLQGDARYPSSVRVQDLHLIEQTLQKLKPPAWPEELFGKVDRPLAAKGRALFAENCSGCHVPPLVVENGRRVKQLKMLPVEVIGTDPNTANNIADNRYDLSALQWDPAELARMNVDLYPKSDTPLDMSKMSVAKGLAYVTAFVEKHAYHEAGVSPEEQDRLNGFGLPIGVMELRAYKARPLDGIWATAPYLHNGSVPTVYQLLSPQSERDETFYRGSFDYDPRHLGYRTEAFEGGFVLDTRISGNHNSGHEFRAGPRGNGVIGRLLQPQERWALLEYLKVLGSPLEQQLPNE, encoded by the coding sequence GTGCGTTTGTTTTACCGTGTTCTGCTGGTGCTGTTCTTGGCGCTGGCTCTGGGTCTTGGCGTAGTCCTTTACTTCATCGCCAACCCGAAACTACCTACCTACCAAGCCCCGCAGCAGTTGCACTTTATGGATCAGTGGAGCCCGGCTGATCGTCAAACCTATTACTACACGCCTCAGGGCACGCAAGTTAAAGGTCTGCATTACGACTGGTTCAGCGCACTTGAGCTGCCCTTTTCCAGGCAACCTTTCGCCGCACCCGAGTACTTGGCGCGTTTCGGCTTCCTGGTCAATCCCGGGCAACAGGCCAGCGCCGCCAACCCGGGCAACCTGCCAGTAGGTTTCACCCGCCATCAAAACCCGGGCAGCAACGTGAATTATCTGGATATCACCTGCGCGGCCTGCCACACCGGTGAACTGCGCTTCAAAGGTCAGGCCCTGCGCATTGACGGCGCGCCCGCACAACACGTATTGCCCTCAAGCGTACCGACTTTGCGGGGCGGAAGTTTCGGTCAGGCGCTGGTTGCCAGCCTGGCTGCGACCTACTACAACCCATGGAAATTTGAGCGTTTCGCCCGCAGGGTTCTGGGCGACCAGTACGAGGCGCAGCACAAACAGCTGCGCAAAGATTTCAAGGTGTCGCTGGATAACTTCCTGACGGTGGCCTGGAATGACACCCATCGCGGGCTCTATCCAACCCTCGAAGGCCCGGGGCGCACCGATGCCTTCGGCCGGATCGCCAATGCCAGCTTCGGCGATGCCATTACCCCCGACAACTACCGGGTTGCCAACGCTCCGGTGGACTACCCGCACCTGTGGGACATGTGGACGTTCGACTGGGTACAGTGGAACGGCTCGGCCAAGCAACCGATGGCACGTAATATCGGCGAAGCACTGGGGGTGGGCGCGACCCTGAACTTCTTCGACAACCATGGCCAGCCCCTGCAGGGCGATGCGCGTTATCCATCGAGTGTCAGGGTTCAGGACTTGCATCTGATCGAACAAACCCTGCAAAAGCTCAAGCCCCCGGCCTGGCCCGAAGAGTTGTTTGGCAAGGTTGATCGCCCGTTGGCGGCCAAAGGGCGCGCGCTGTTCGCTGAAAATTGCTCCGGCTGCCATGTCCCTCCTCTGGTTGTAGAGAATGGCCGAAGGGTCAAGCAACTGAAAATGCTGCCCGTTGAAGTAATCGGCACCGATCCCAATACCGCCAACAACATTGCCGACAATCGCTACGACCTGAGCGCCCTGCAATGGGACCCGGCCGAGTTGGCCAGGATGAATGTGGACCTGTACCCCAAGAGCGACACGCCGCTGGACATGAGCAAAATGTCAGTGGCAAAAGGGCTGGCTTACGTTACGGCCTTTGTTGAAAAGCATGCTTATCACGAGGCCGGGGTCAGCCCTGAGGAACAGGACCGCCTCAATGGCTTTGGTCTGCCGATTGGCGTGATGGAACTGCGCGCCTACAAGGCGCGGCCGCTGGACGGGATCTGGGCTACGGCACCGTATCTGCACAATGGCTCGGTACCCACGGTGTATCAGTTGCTTTCACCCCAATCAGAGCGCGACGAAACCTTCTATCGCGGCAGTTTCGATTACGACCCTCGCCACCTTGGCTACCGCACAGAAGCATTTGAGGGCGGGTTTGTGCTCGACACGCGCATCAGCGGCAACCACAACAGTGGGCACGAGTTCCGCGCCGGCCCCCGTGGTAACGGGGTGATTGGCCGTCTACTGCAACCGCAAGAACGCTGGGCATTGCTGGAGTACTTGAAAGTCCTCGGCAGCCCGCTCGAACAACAGTTGCCCAACGAATGA